A genomic window from Clostridia bacterium includes:
- the yqeK gene encoding bis(5'-nucleosyl)-tetraphosphatase (symmetrical) YqeK, with translation MAETARELAELHGVQAEAAERAGLWHDAYKELPAAEQIARAREKGILTPEYEAHPHLLHGPLAAACLPDDFGETDADVLQAVRLHTTGDAGMSRLDMVVYLADLLEPAHDFPGVDRLRARARASLEGGMVAALEHTLQYLLQRGAWIDPKALRARNTLLPYRQEE, from the coding sequence GTGGCCGAAACGGCCAGGGAACTTGCCGAGCTTCACGGCGTCCAAGCCGAGGCGGCCGAACGCGCCGGCCTTTGGCACGACGCATACAAGGAGCTGCCCGCGGCGGAGCAGATCGCCCGCGCGAGAGAAAAGGGCATCCTGACGCCGGAGTACGAGGCGCACCCGCACCTGTTGCACGGCCCGCTGGCCGCGGCCTGCCTGCCGGACGACTTCGGCGAGACCGACGCAGACGTGTTGCAGGCCGTGCGGTTGCACACCACGGGCGACGCCGGAATGTCCCGGCTCGACATGGTCGTGTACCTCGCGGACCTTTTGGAGCCGGCTCACGATTTTCCCGGCGTCGACCGGCTCCGGGCCAGGGCTCGGGCCTCTTTGGAGGGCGGCATGGTCGCCGCGTTGGAACACACGTTGCAGTACCTCCTGCAGCGTGGCGCGTGGATCGATCCGAAAGCCCTGCGGGCGCGCAACACGCTGCTTCCGTACCGACAAGAGGAGTGA
- a CDS encoding nicotinate-nucleotide adenylyltransferase, translating to MGGTFDPIHLGHLVAADAARHALGLDRVIFVPAGQPPHKPGRDITPAEHRFAMTLLATLDHPAFEVSRIELERPAPSYTIDTLRQFREDHPDADLWFITGADAILEILNWREPQELLAQARFVAATRPGYPLRRLEAVKEALGPFSRDRIRTLEVPALAIASRDLRERVRTGRPIRYLVPREVEAYIHKMGLYRDRGEGPGDAGAVRP from the coding sequence ATGGGCGGCACCTTCGACCCGATCCACCTGGGTCACCTCGTCGCGGCCGACGCCGCGCGCCACGCGCTCGGCCTGGACCGCGTGATCTTCGTCCCCGCCGGACAGCCGCCCCACAAGCCGGGCCGGGACATCACGCCGGCGGAACACCGGTTCGCGATGACGCTCCTCGCCACGCTCGACCATCCGGCGTTCGAGGTGTCGCGGATCGAGTTGGAGCGGCCGGCGCCGTCGTACACCATCGACACGCTGCGCCAGTTCCGGGAGGATCACCCGGACGCGGACCTCTGGTTCATCACGGGCGCGGATGCGATCCTGGAGATCCTCAACTGGCGGGAGCCGCAAGAGCTTCTCGCGCAGGCGCGCTTCGTCGCGGCAACCCGGCCGGGCTACCCGCTGCGGCGCCTGGAGGCGGTGAAGGAAGCCCTCGGCCCCTTCTCGCGGGACCGCATCCGCACGTTGGAAGTGCCCGCCCTGGCCATCGCCTCGCGCGACCTGCGGGAGCGCGTCCGCACCGGACGGCCGATCCGGTATCTCGTGCCGCGCGAAGTCGAAGCGTACATCCACAAGATGGGCCTGTACCGCGATCGTGGCGAAGGCCCTGGCGACGCCGGCGCCGTTCGGCCATAA
- the obgE gene encoding GTPase ObgE, translating into MFVDRAIIRVKAGDGGHGALSFRREKYVPYGGPDGGDGGRGGDVILRADARLNTLFEFRHRRLLKAARGRNGQGSNKRGADGEDLIVPVPVGTLVYDDETGALLADLVEDGAEAVVAKGGRGGRGNARFVSSVRQAPRIAERGEPGEERVIRLELKLLADVGLVGFPNAGKSTLLSVVSAARPKVADYPFTTLTPHLGVVGWSGGSFVMADIPGLIEGAHQGAGLGDEFLRHVERCRLLLHLVDAAATEGRDPVDALHAIDAELRAYRAELAERPQWIVATKADIPDAEDGIRRLKAEAERLGRRFFSISAVTGRGVRELVEAAGQALLELPKPNVAPEQPFVLRDVDDETAIFVERLDDGTWVVRGRRVERAVAMTDLDNREALLYLQRRLERWGVESALKKAGAQPGDTVRIGAWEFVWE; encoded by the coding sequence ATGTTCGTCGACCGCGCCATCATTCGCGTCAAAGCCGGAGACGGCGGCCACGGCGCCCTCTCGTTCCGGCGCGAGAAATACGTCCCCTACGGCGGGCCGGACGGCGGGGACGGCGGCCGCGGCGGCGACGTCATCCTGCGCGCGGACGCGCGCCTCAACACCCTCTTCGAATTCCGCCATCGTCGCCTCCTCAAGGCCGCGCGCGGCCGCAACGGCCAAGGCAGCAACAAGCGCGGCGCGGACGGCGAGGATCTCATCGTCCCGGTCCCCGTGGGAACGCTCGTCTACGATGACGAAACGGGCGCGCTTCTCGCCGACCTCGTCGAGGACGGGGCGGAGGCGGTCGTGGCGAAGGGCGGCCGCGGCGGCCGGGGCAACGCGCGCTTCGTGTCGAGCGTGCGGCAGGCGCCGCGCATCGCGGAACGCGGCGAGCCGGGCGAGGAGCGCGTGATCCGCCTGGAGCTGAAGCTCCTCGCCGACGTGGGCCTCGTCGGCTTCCCGAATGCGGGCAAGTCCACGCTGTTGTCCGTCGTCAGCGCGGCGAGGCCCAAAGTGGCCGACTACCCGTTCACGACGCTGACCCCCCACCTGGGCGTGGTCGGTTGGTCCGGCGGCAGCTTCGTGATGGCGGACATCCCGGGCCTCATCGAGGGAGCGCACCAGGGCGCGGGCCTGGGGGACGAGTTCCTGCGGCATGTGGAGCGCTGCCGCCTGCTCCTGCATCTCGTCGACGCCGCCGCCACGGAGGGGCGCGACCCGGTCGACGCCCTGCACGCCATCGACGCGGAGCTGCGCGCGTACCGCGCGGAACTCGCGGAGCGGCCCCAGTGGATCGTCGCCACAAAGGCGGACATTCCCGACGCCGAGGACGGCATCCGTCGCCTGAAGGCGGAGGCGGAGCGGCTCGGCCGCCGTTTCTTCTCGATTTCCGCCGTGACGGGGCGCGGCGTCCGCGAGCTGGTGGAGGCGGCCGGCCAGGCGCTGCTTGAGTTGCCGAAGCCGAACGTCGCTCCCGAGCAGCCGTTCGTGCTGCGCGACGTGGACGACGAGACGGCGATCTTCGTCGAGCGGCTCGACGACGGCACGTGGGTGGTCCGTGGCCGTCGCGTGGAGCGCGCGGTCGCGATGACGGATCTCGACAATCGCGAGGCGCTTCTTTATCTTCAGCGCAGGCTCGAGCGCTGGGGCGTCGAATCCGCGCTGAAAAAGGCGGGAGCGCAACCGGGCGACACCGTCCGCATCGGCGCTTGGGAATTCGTGTGGGAGTAG
- a CDS encoding Spo0B domain-containing protein has product MVWQDADIRLLSAVWRHDTANVLQVVSGWLQIGEPARAASLLRAFTDDLSAEGRALNRCPDWLAAALVWTAATARTEGTVCRVRGGDRAPDDLPDSERRGVLDLLRACREAAAATGAEPPQLVLSAGLPDGDLVCEIWSMTGEAAFRRLAPVMAALAGKVDVQLEPDVELEDGARGTRIRSRWSVIS; this is encoded by the coding sequence ATGGTGTGGCAGGACGCTGACATTCGCCTGTTGTCGGCCGTGTGGCGACACGACACGGCGAATGTGCTGCAAGTCGTCAGCGGGTGGTTGCAGATCGGCGAGCCGGCGCGGGCGGCCAGCCTCTTGCGCGCGTTCACGGACGATCTCTCGGCGGAAGGTCGCGCGCTGAACCGGTGCCCGGACTGGCTCGCGGCCGCGCTCGTCTGGACGGCAGCCACGGCCCGCACGGAGGGCACGGTGTGCCGCGTGCGGGGCGGCGACCGGGCTCCGGACGACCTTCCCGACTCCGAGCGCCGCGGCGTCCTCGACCTTCTGCGCGCCTGCCGTGAAGCGGCGGCGGCCACGGGCGCGGAACCGCCTCAACTCGTCCTGTCCGCAGGCTTGCCGGACGGGGACCTGGTCTGCGAGATCTGGTCGATGACGGGCGAGGCGGCATTCCGGCGCTTGGCGCCGGTCATGGCGGCGCTGGCCGGGAAGGTCGACGTCCAGCTCGAACCGGATGTCGAACTGGAGGACGGCGCGCGCGGCACCCGCATTCGCAGCCGCTGGTCGGTGATAAGCTAA
- the rpmA gene encoding 50S ribosomal protein L27: MRQFDLQLFAHKKGGGSTRNGRDSNSKRLGVKRFDGQVVTAGSIIVRQRGTRFHPGRNVGRGGDDTLFALVDGIVRFDGNGHRKRVHVEPLSVAAE, encoded by the coding sequence ATGCGCCAGTTTGACCTGCAACTGTTCGCCCACAAGAAGGGCGGCGGCAGCACGCGCAACGGGCGTGACAGCAACTCCAAGCGCCTCGGCGTCAAGCGCTTTGACGGCCAGGTGGTGACGGCCGGCAGCATCATTGTCCGGCAGCGCGGCACGCGTTTCCATCCGGGGCGGAACGTCGGCCGGGGCGGCGACGACACCCTGTTCGCGCTCGTCGACGGCATCGTCCGCTTCGACGGAAATGGCCACCGCAAGCGCGTGCACGTCGAACCTCTGTCCGTCGCGGCGGAGTGA
- a CDS encoding ribosomal-processing cysteine protease Prp, which yields MLRAVVRRDAAGRIRELHVRGHANFGSYGNDIVCAAVSALSQTAPLGLERVGARFAHDQRPGALRLVVPEQPDAHVDARAQDVLETIVAGLAAIARDYGNHFRLEDRAGVRGAGREPDRGARRGKGEDHAPV from the coding sequence ATGCTGCGGGCCGTCGTGCGGCGCGATGCCGCCGGCCGGATCCGCGAGTTGCACGTGCGCGGCCACGCGAACTTCGGCAGCTACGGCAACGACATCGTCTGCGCGGCCGTCTCGGCGCTCTCGCAGACGGCGCCGCTCGGCCTGGAACGCGTCGGCGCGCGGTTCGCGCACGACCAGCGCCCGGGCGCGCTGAGGCTCGTCGTCCCGGAGCAGCCGGACGCGCATGTGGACGCGCGCGCGCAGGACGTGCTGGAGACGATCGTGGCCGGGTTGGCCGCCATCGCTCGGGACTATGGAAACCATTTCCGTCTTGAGGACCGCGCGGGCGTGCGCGGCGCCGGCCGTGAGCCGGATCGAGGCGCCCGCCGGGGAAAGGGTGAAGACCATGCGCCAGTTTGA
- the rplU gene encoding 50S ribosomal protein L21, translating to MYAIIETGGKQYRVREGEVLRVERLHAEPDSEVTFDRVLAVGEGAELRVGTPTVEGARVVGRVVGHGRDRKIIVFKYKPKVNYRRKKGHRQAFTTVRIDRIEG from the coding sequence ATGTACGCCATCATTGAAACCGGCGGGAAGCAGTACCGCGTGCGCGAGGGCGAGGTCCTGCGCGTGGAGCGCCTGCACGCCGAACCCGACAGCGAGGTCACGTTCGACCGCGTTCTCGCCGTCGGCGAAGGCGCGGAGCTGCGCGTGGGCACGCCCACGGTGGAGGGGGCGCGCGTCGTCGGGCGCGTCGTCGGCCACGGGCGGGATCGCAAGATCATCGTCTTCAAGTACAAGCCCAAGGTGAACTATCGCCGCAAGAAGGGCCACCGGCAGGCGTTCACCACCGTGCGCATCGACCGCATCGAGGGTTGA